CGGTGGGGACTGATGCCACCAAATGTCCCACGTGGCCTttgcagagggagctgggattgGCACTGGGGGTTCACTGGGGCGCAAGTTCGTGTTGTCTGTCTTCCAGTTACCCAGGCTTAATTAAAATGCTGACAGTGCTCGGCTGGCCAGGTTGCCCATGCTCTGCTGGCATCCGCACGTCtgagcacagcactgtgccccCATGCAAACTGGGCATAGTTCAGCTCGTTCTGGGGTTTCTTCTCCACTAAGGAGAACACTTGGCTCATTTTAGGTATGGGATGGTGGGCCAAGGCCGGAGCAGTCACAAACCCTGGGGTGGGTCCCCTGTTCACATATTCCCTTATGTTCTTGGAGCTGGAGCACCTGAAGCAATTGGCAGCCCGCAGCAGTCCTGTGTGATCCTCACGCTGTCACTGAGCTCAGGCTGAGCCAGTCTTCCTTTGCAGTAGGTAGGATCCACTAGCATCGGGCCAGCAATCACCTCAAGGTGCCTGTCCCTCTGCCCCCAGGCAAGACCTCAGGCATTGCCACTGTCTGCTCCTGTAGAACCCAGCAAGAGCTGAAatcctccttcccctttcacagaatcacagaatagaaTGCCCTGacctggaagggacccacaaggatcgctgagtccaactcctgaccttgcacaggacaaccccaaattcacactgtgcctctgagggcgttgtccaagtgcttcttgactATCACCAGGCTTGGTGCTGAGACGGCCTATTTGGAAATATCCAAATGATGCTCAAAAATCGCAGCATTATTGAGAGTCAACGAGCAGCACCTGGCTGTGGGAGAAGTAATGTGAGAAAGGAGACCAGCCAGGCACAGCTGCCGGCTTTTGCCTGCAGGGCCCTGGGCAAGGCTCTGGGATTTCAAGCAGAAGCACCGGGTTGCTGGTGTGCCTCCGATTTGTGTGGCCTTTGCTGGTCAGCACTGTCTCGTGCAATGGAGGAATGGCTCCAGTGGCTTGCACTTGGGAGAACCAAATGATCTGGGGGCAGAGACTCCTCTTGCTTCACCCTGGAGGGGTGTGGGACAACAGCAGTCTCCACCAGCCCAGCTGTGGTGGCTGAGCACCAAAGGCCAGCTGAGTAAAATGTGATTTTGAGTGGAGCAGGAGCATCTCGCAGCTGAAACCCATGTCAGCAAATGTCCTGCTAGCTGTGGTCACATGTTTACCTGGAAGGGGCAGCCTCTGAACTCTGGGACTCAGTTTCCCTGCTCTGGCTCCAGTGGCATTGGCTTTCCCAGCTCCCAGTGATGCAGCAAGAGGCCCATGTTCCCCTCGGTGCTCCGCGATATCAGCCCAGAGGCCCTTCTGGCTCAGGGAAGAGCGGGCACAGTGCCAGACGGAGGCGGCGGTGGGGTCCCAGCTAGGGGGAAGCTGGTGTTTGCTGGTCACAACGGGGCGAAGTGCCTCAGCCCTGCCCCATGCAGGAGAGGGGCAGACTCTTTGAGCCCCCCAGGTCTAGGGTAGCCCCGCGGCATCAAGCCTGGTGTGCATCCCCATGGGCTGCCTACGTGCCATGGGGCGTGTCCCCAGAGGGGACTGCGCACCCTCCAGTCCCACAGCCATGGGGAAGAGGTAACAGCGCAGGGTGGAATAACAGGTAGGGGAACAGGAGACTGGACAGAGAAGAGGTGATGGTATGGGGAGAAGCCTTAGGTACAGGGGATCAGGGACCTCAGTTCTGTTCAAACCCCTGTCCCGGGGGGGAATTCAGTaggaaaagcaacaacaaaccTTGGGACAACTGGACCAGCAGATCTGATGTCCTGATGTGGTGAGGAGCTTTGCCTGGGGCCAGCCAGTCCTTCCACTTGCCCTCCAGCCCCGGGGAGGCGGTCGGGCTGTTTGAGGTTATCCTGAGTCCAGGCTGAGTGTGGCAGGGGATGGGACACTCGGTGCCCAGTGCTGGGCCTGGGGCCTCCTTAGGGCTGCCTGCTTGGGGCGGGATCTTGAGCAGGAAGAGCTGAGCTCAGCAGCCCATCCCCAGTGTCAAGCTGTGGGTGTCCTTCATCTGGCTTGTTCtgggggggacactgggggatGTTGTGGGGATGTCAGGCGGGATGCTGGGGGGGGCTGTTGGGGGTTGTCGGGGGGATGCTGAGCAGCCTGGCCTGGGCACTGGCACATCTCTGCAGAGCTTGGCAGCCTCCCCGGGAGTGGGGGGGTGACCAGCAGAGGGCCTGGCTCTGCCGCTCCCCAGCGCTGCTTTTATTGTGCCCAGAGCTCTCCGGAGAGCCCAGAGCAGCGGCCGGAGCCGGACAGACCGGCTGCTCCTCTGGATTGCTCCctcgctgcctgcagccccGGGGTCCCTGAGCTCGGGGCTGCTCTGTCTTCCACCACACGCTTTCTCTGGAGGGTGCAGAGGGGACCATGCCTTTGCCACCATTGCTTGTCCTCctgctgctgatgctgctggtgCCGGGAGCTGCGGCGATgcaaggcagggctgggcagcctggggaaggcagcGCCCACCATGCCCAGGGTGCAGATGGAGGTAGGACTCTGCTGACTATTTCCCGGGACAGTCCAGAGGTCCAGGTGATGAAGGAGAGGCTGCGCCGGGGGACAGAGGATGACTCCAAGTCGGTGCAGCAGTACGTGCCAGGGGTGCGTGTGGAGTTTCCGCGGCCCCTCAACTCTGCCAACTTGCACCCAACCAAGGccctgctgccatccagcacAGACCCATCTGAGCAGCAACAAGGGGTCCCCACggatggggagggggcagagccTCGAGCCAACCTCACCACCGTATCCGACAAACGGTTGCAAATCCAGAACCCCTTGTACCCAGTGACGGAGAACTCCTATAGCGCCTATGCCGTGATGTTCCTTTCGCTCATCGTCTTCGCAGTGGGCATCATCGGAAACCTCTCTGTGATGTGCATTGTGTGGCACAACTACTACATGAAGAGTGCCTGGAACTCCATCCTAGCCAGCCTGGCTTTCTGGGACTTCCTCATCCTCTTCTTCTGCCTGCCTGTAGTCATCTTCAATGAGATCACCAAGAAGAGGCTGCTGGGGGATGTGTCCTGCCGCATCGTGCCCTTCATGGAGGTAAGGGGTTTCACAGGGCCCTGGAGGGCTCAAGGACTcatctcctccctgctcccttgCTTTGGGGACATTCCATGCTGCCCATGGCCTGGTGAAGGGTTGTGTGCCCCAGAGACCCCCATCGTGGGGCGCAGCAAGGAGCCGAGAGACAGTCCCAATATTGACCTTCCCTTTGCCTCTGCCCTGGGCCATTCCTcaggctctgcagccagcaacaatgctgccagggctgggaaaAGCCTGTGAAACCCTCCTTTGTCCAGGCAGCATGGGGACTTCTGTCTGCGGGGtcctgctgtctgtctgtctgtccctgtcccagccTGACACCCCCCAGCCTGTGGGCTTagccagcccagcactggccaTGGTGGGCTGCTGAGGCTGGCCCCAGGGTagggggctgcaggtggggaaGCACTGAGCAGCACTGGGGTGGGAGAGCCCTGGGATTACATTTGGGAACCTGACAACTTTGCTTGTCCTCCAGCCTCAAGCGTGAGGGGTTGGCCACATTCAGGGTGAGCTGGGGACCCACTGAGAAGGCTACAGGGACTGCGGTGACAGGGGAAGGCAGAATGAGCAAAAACAAGCCAGATGGCATGGTTTTGCATGGTCCTGCTCTTGcattgaaaacaaacacatgctGTGGGGCATCTCCCATCCCGCAGGGACAGCTGGCTTCAggctgctcccctctgcccacGTGTGACAGACAGACCCAGCCTGCTTGTGCATGTTCTCTGGGGCTCCAAAGCTCACTTTATCAAAGAAGGGTGCAAATGCAAGGTTGGAAGGCAGAAAGACAGTGTCAGGTCCCTAAAGACCCTCTCAGGCTTGGTCAGGCCAGATGGGGTTCAAACCCTGCCCATCCCACTGAGCGCCTACTCCCATGGTCAGTGCCCCTGACGCAACATACAAAAACCAGCCCCATGCAGAGGGTCCAGGGCTGCTGCCGTCGCTCTCCCCAAACCTGATCAGGTTGTGTGGGACCACTGACACCCCTCAGCACCCATgcccaggccagccctgcccctcccggGGCTATCGTGCTGACTTGGGACCTGGCCATCTGTCATTGCCAGACCTGTCTGTGCCCATCACCGGGACTCAAGCCTGCTCAGAGAAATAATGGCTGGAGCAGACAGAGAGCAGGCCTTGGCATTCAGACGGGTAAAGCTCGTGGCTGTAGGGGCCTCAGTTATTACAGGCAAAGAAATGGTCCCAAGATATTGACATGTCCCATCACAGTCCCCTCCCCAACAACCCCCTCCCTGGTCCAGATTCTGCTGGGACCCAGAGGGTGCTCGGGTGCAGGACCTGGCTGCACCCAGCTCCCTGGACAGCTGGATTATCCTCTCCTGCTTCAcccaacagcagctgcaggttGGGGCGACTCCAGCACaggcttggggtgggggggcctgCATGGGCTGGCACAGcccctgctgccaccactgcCACCAGTAGTCCCACCCTGTCCTGCTGCTCCGTCCCCCGCTAGCGTTGCCAGTCAGCTCCGGGCGTCAGTGATTTTGCACAGGGTCTGCAGAGGCACGGGGGTCCCTGGACGTTCATGGATGGCTTGGCTGTGCACGCCCCCAGCTGCGGACCCCAGCAATGCCACTGGGTCCTTTGGGTGCAGGCCTGGGGTGATGGACCTGCACCGTTGGTatcctgccaggcacagccctAAACCTGGGCTAAACCTGCGCCCAGCACAATGAAATGGTGGTTGCTAGAGATGGGCAGCCCCACCTTTCCAATGGTCTCCCCTGCTCAGCAAGCAGGAGCTGCTCATTTCTGGAAGTATCCCACCCCAGCCTCCTACTAAATGAACTGTTTGCCCCATCCCTATCCTGCACCCCAGGCCCCTGACGTCGCAGCCAGGCAGAAGGACCAGGAGAGGGGCAGGCATGTGGACCCACAATtgcccaggcaggcaggctcAGCACCCGGCTGAGGACAGGAAGGAAAGGGTGATGTCCCCAAACCAGATGCCTTCCTGAGGAGGGTCTGCCATGCCCCGTCTCTTTGCTGCCCATGGGCTCCCTGGCCATGTCCCTGCGAGGGATCCCTGGGGGTGGCACCTCCAAGTGCAGCGATCCAGCAGCACCGGGGTACCGCTGGGACAGCTTGGTGCCCAGAGGAAGCAGGAAGGATGACAGGGTGTTGGGGCTGCTGAAGGGTGGTCGTGGCCCGGCCCTGGGGAGGCTTGGCCCTGGTGCTGTCCCCCCAGGAGGCTATTCCTGCTCTGCCACCCCAGCTGCcagtcctgccctgccctcctgcctctgGGCCCCAGAGCAAGGGCAGAAAGGGGCTTCAGGGCTCCTCTGATCACCTGGGACCCAGCACCAGGGACACTTCAGCCTGGGTGGGAGGGCACGGCCAGGCCAAAGCTAAACCCCCAGCAGAGTCAGCCATGAGAGGGGAAtcaggctgcagcccagcagttCATGTCCAGCCTTTCTGTATGGACTGTGCAAGCATTTCAGGCTGCTGGGTGAACTCTGTAAGGAGCAAATCTTCTGTCCTCCACCTTGTGGCTACTCAAATGCTCAGGCAGGGGGCTTGAAGCCAGGTTTTTGGAGCAGAGCTGGTTACATGGGCTCCTGGTGACAGGCAGtgtgcagggctgtgcctggggtGGGCACTGGTACCAGCTGCATCCCTGCCAGGACACTGGGGAAGGATGCACTGCCACATCTGAATTACACACCAGCACCAAGGGGAGCCGGAGAGACAGAAGAGCCTGTGTGAGGGTGTAGGGGAGGAGAGCGAGCAGCCTTGCTGGGCAGTGGCGCTGGGTGCAGGATGGTGACGCTGGGCTAGTGCCCTGAGGCTGTGTCTATGGGGCTGCTCCTGTGCATAACTGAATGGTGATGCTGGGTGCTTGGCATCAGCGCTGGTCTTGAGCTCCTGTGCTCTGCAACACTGAAGGGGCCAACCCAGGACCACTGGGAAAGGCTTGGAGGGGGGGGAGGCAGTGCCAGACCTGTTTATGGGTGCTGCCCAGGCACCATGCAGACCCCTGGGAGGATCCTTGGGTGCTGGGAAGGTCCTTCAGTACAGGGGCATGTTTGATGGCTTCGTGAGGCAAGGAATGGCCACAGCTCTGGGGAGCACCAGCAGTGACTCTGCCATTTTCCTGGCCGAGGGCTGCAGAATTTGGCTCTGAgcaaagctgcagctctggggctgggaCTGAGAATGCTGAGGGTGACCCTCCGTGCCTTGCCAGCGCTCCCAGAGCACTGTGATTCCTCTGCCTTCTTTTGGCCCCTTCCCTTTGGCAAATGGGGTGTTTTTCCTGCCATCCTCAATGCAGCGGAAATTGCCCCAGGCTGATTTGTGACAATGGCGCCTTCAACTCTTTTGGCCTGCCCGGGaagcaagcagcagctctgcagagcagggcagggacagccagcctggggcagctggggggggcCTTGTGGATCCTGGGAGAGTGCTCATGGGTGTGATGGTCCCCATTTTTCCTCTCCAAGATCAATCCAAAGTAGAGGAAGAGCCTGAGGGACAATCCTATTCCCATCCTGGCTGGACAGACAGACATCCAGCAAAGcctctgccttctgcagaaaagggagctgggcagggacaaACTGGTCAAGGGACGTTTTCATCCCCTGCCCTTTCAGGAATCACAGAAAAGTGTCTCCAACCCTGGGATGCAGCCACAGGCTGTAACCCCTCTAAAACCTTGGAGGAAGGGTCTTGGGCTGCAATCTTGGTTAAGCAGGGGTTTTCCACTAGCCTGGTAAAGACCCCTTTGATGTCCCTGCAGCAAGGCCCCCTTGTTCTGCCTCCCCTCTCGCCAGGTGTCATCGCTGGGAGTCACCACCTTCAGCCTCTGTGCTCTGGGCATCGACAGGTTCCACGCAGCCACCAGCCCCCAGGCCAGCGCCCGGCCCATCGAGCAGTGCCAGTCCATCATCGCCAAGCTGGCCGTCATCTGGGTGGGCTCCATGATGCTGTCAGTGCCGGAGAtcctgctctggcagctggcacAGGACACATCACCCGTGTCTGGTGTGGTGACGGAGTATTGCACCATGAAGCCCTCGTCCAACCTGCCTGAGTCCGTCTACTCGCTGGTGCTCACCTACCAAAATGCTCGGATGTGGTGGTACTTCGGTTGCTACTTCTGCTTGCCCATCCTCTTCACCGTGAGCTGCCAGCTGGTGACCCGGAGGATCAGCGGTACCGAGAAGAAGACCGAGTGCCGAGGTACCAAGCACAGCCAGTGCGAGAGTCACTTGAACTGCACCATCATCGGGCTGACCATCATCTACGGGCTCTGCACCACACCTGAGAATGTCTGCAACATCGTGGTGGCCTACATGTCCCCCGACATGTCCAAGCAGACCTTGGACCTGCTCAACCTCATCAACCAGTTCTTCCTGTTCTTCAAGTGCTCGGTGACACCTGTCCTGCTCCTGTGCCTCTGCAGACCCCTGGGCCAGGCCTTCAtggactgctgctgctgctgctgtgagggCTGCAGCCCCGACACTGCCTCCAGCGAGGGCAGTGCTGACAGCAAGCTCAAAACGGAGATGTcctcctccatcttctttgaCAAGCCCCGGGAgtcccctccacccctcctgGCCCTTGGCACGCCTTGCTAAATGCCACCGGGGAGCTGTAGAGATCGAtccaccacctcctcccaaGACCAAACATTGTTTTGCCACTAGTGCTCATGTCTGGATGTGGAGCAAGCAGAAGAGACAGCTCAGGGGGTTGCAATATGGGCTTCAAACCCCACGTCAGGCAAGTGGGTCTTGAAAGCCCAGTCCCTGTGGCTACATTGGCAGCCTTCTTGCCTCTGCCCAAAGGCCAGCAGGACATCAGCACCCTCCCGTCCCGGCTGACTGGCCAGGCTCAGAGGGGTTGCTGCTCTGGAGATGGAGTTGTGCCAGAAAGGTCCCATCTGAAACTATGGAGGGTTTCCGTGGTGGCTTGCCAAGGACGTAGCAAACACAAACTGCCCCTGTCCTGTCCCattccctcctgccagccccctcCACAGTAGGAGAAGGTCCCAGCGACTCTATCCTGTTGGATCCAAGCAGTGCCCTGTAAGAGCTCAATAAACCAGTAACTTAGAGCACGTTGCGCTTGCAGCCATCCGGCATCACTGAGCAGAGCCCCGGGGAGCCAGCACTTGGGTCTTGGATGGCTCTTCCCTAAAACCTGGGGTCTCTGGGGTAGGCATGGGTAGCTGGGGGAGGGCAGGAAAGCAACTGTGCCAGGTCAGGCAGCACCTAAAGGCAATGGGGAAAGGCTCCCCTCCCTTGGGGGTGATGCTGAGCAAGCTGGTGCCATGCCAGCCCCTGGGAAGGTCCCCTCCAAAGCACCAGGCTTGGGGTGGTTTGTACGGCCTCAAACTGGTTCCAGTAAAGCCCAGATAGCCCAGTACTGGGCTGAGGTGCTCTGTGGCCTGCAAGGCAGCCAATTCCTCACCTGCACTGTGCAGGACCaaggtgctgctctgcagtgccGGGGTAGGGGCCATGCAGGACCACCACCCCCAGCATCCTTTGGGGAACCAAGGGGCTGAGCACATCTCATCCCAACAGCCCTGTGCAGGGCTCCTGGCCTTCAAGTACCCGCCCAGTGCAGGAACAAAACTGTCCCAGAATGGTGGTTTGAGGGCATCAGGGTTTCCAAGCCCCACATCCATCCCCTGCCCAAAGCTCCTGCACCTGGCGGGGCTTTGGGGAGCAGCCCGGGCAGTGGGATCTAGCTGAGGACAGGCTGGCCACACCAGCCTTGTCTGCTGGAGCTCTTAAagccccttgtcctgctgctggcGCCTGCCCCAGCCTGCAAAATGCCAGGGCGAGGGAGACCGTTGCTATGGCTGGGTGAATGCAAGGGGCTCACTGTGGGCTTTGTGCAGCATCGACACCCACTGGGCTTTGCTTTCACAGCCCTGTTTCCAGGAAACAAAAGCCCCAGTTTTCTTCCAACAGCACAAAAgtgggtttttcctttcctccctccgACCAGCACTGGGCCCCAGCATTTCGGAGCAGCCAGAGAAGGGGTCTCATCCAGATGTGGGGATGGAAGCGGGGGGAGCAGATCCCAGGCTCCCCGCTGTGCCCTTACCCCCCTCGCATCCCCGTGGGCAAGTGGGGTCCCTGTGGGGTTCAGTGGCggtgggaggaagggagcaggagcagcactcATGTGCTTGGTCTGTGCCGCTCCGTCCTGAGCCTGGGCCAAGGGTGAACAAAGCCAGGCTTGTTGCTGCAGCCCCGTGGGGCTGGATgcgtggggaggaggagagccgggcggggggcagggagggCGCAGGCAGCACCATCAtcatgggctgcaggcagcacgtGGCTCCACAGCAGGCAGAGCACCCCATGAGCTGGGCTGAACCCCAGCCCTGGTCCCAGCACCCGTGCCCAGGCACCAAGGCAGGCTGCCATATGGCACAAAGCTCGGCCCTGGGGAGTCAGTGCAGGGGGCCAGCCCCCGGAGGGCACGGGGCAGGGTGCCCCACCAGCCATGACCACAGGCCCCAGGAAGGGGCTGGTGCAACaagggggcagggagagggggcagGAGCCCTGCAATAACGCTGCCAAACCCAGCAGCGAAGCAGGGTCCTGCGGCAGTCCGGGGCCACGGCGTGGGGGCAGAGGAAGGTCTGGCAGCAGCGATGGCCACTGCCGGAGGACTCCAAGCTCCTTTTCACACCCAGGCCAAGAAAAGGAGGAATCTGGAGCCATCAGAGTTGGCTCCAGCACCTCTTGGGTGAGCATGACCACACGGGTGTCCGGTGCTGTCTGGGGGACAGGGACCCCCACCCTATGCTCCAAAGTGTGGGCACAGCACCGAGGAGGGATGGGTGGCAGCGACGGCGAGGAAGCCACGTGACTGCAACCACACCCCCCAACGCAAAAttgttaatttattattattaggaGGCAAAAAAATTGTACAGTTACAAGAATCATTTCCCAACAGAGGTCAAATCTGAGTCAAAatatctcttaaaaaaaaaagagggggtggggggtgacaACACTTTACAATtcattaaattaagaaaaaaaaaagacaaaggaaacCTCTCTTTGTGCAATTCTGCAAAAACGAGAACAGAAGAGAAACCTCTGGCCTCACTGCCCTGGAGCCgagcaggggaaggggcagcgagaggggccctgcagccccctgccccatggCCACTGCCAccctcttccccagccctgagctggggaccggcagctgcctccctgctgtGCGCTGACCTGATCCCACTGTGCACCCACCCTCCCGATGCCAGCGcgtcccccccagcccagctaaGTCCCCCCTAAAATGGCCCCAAACATCCTGACCAGGCCCCCAGGCTGCACCTGCAGAGACCCAGCAACTCATCACACAGCACAGATGGGCAAAGCCTTCCTGGCCCCCTCCCCAAATTTCATCTCACCCTCTCCCACCTGCAGACAATGACCCATCTGTGCTCCCCcccaggcccccccccccccccatgtcccccccgAGCCAGGgcggcagagctggggagcGGGGCACGTCCCGGAGCACCCCCTGGCTCTGGCAGGCAATGTGCGGGTGCACAGGGGTTCTCCCGGCCCCATGCCCCTGAGGAAAGGTGTCTCCATGTGTCCCACCGCTCCTTGGCATCCCTACATGGATGTCCTtggctggagcagagccagcagccccTGGCCAGGCACAGGTGATGCCTTTTGGCACGTGAGGAACCAGCGCGGCCACCCTGAGAGGCTACGTGGGGCCCAGCCACctctggaggcagctggggcgggggggggggcaggagccAGCCCCCCACTGCCCACGGGGGCTGCTGGCATTGCTGGGCCCCTCCTACGCTGGCACCAGCCCCTCGGCTCGCTGCCCAGCACAGTGGagaagcagggctgggcagTGGGGCAGGATCGGGCCCAGGTGCAGGGGCAGGGGGGACATGGGGCAGGGGCATgagcagcccagggcagcaaggagggagTGGGGCAGTGGCACAGCAGCTGGAGGCGATGGGGGGGGAGGCTGATTGCAGTGGGTTGCGAGTGATCCCTGTCCCCCTGGAAGGGGCAAGGAGCctgggggggcagtggcatcGCCTCCCCCCCACACCCTACCCATGGAGACaaagcccagggaagggcaagGCAGGCACGCTCCTGACCCCCCAGCATGCTCCCTGCCCAGGGGTACAGGCAGGACACCCAGAGAAGGGATGGGGGAGCCCCAGGGGacctgccagcagcctggcacagccccaTCCCCAAGGATGGCCTTCTGCCACCACCCTTATCTTCCTCCCAGCGCTGACCCTCGGCCGGCCTCAGGGAGCCCACAGCCTTCCTACTACTCACAGGGCCCAGTTTAATAACAGCGCTATcgcttaaattaaaaaattaaaatatatatacatatatatatactgtATACACAGACAACAACAGAACAGTGCCAAAATGGGAGGAAGAGacagagaggggaggagggcagtCGGACATTTTCTTTACAATAAAAACAAGGGCTCCACCTCAACGCGAGTGGAGTCTGGGGTCCCCTAAAAATACCCATCTAGAGAGAGAGCTGGAgggacagagcaggagagagaaggggcGCGGGCTTGTACAATGGCATCTTCCCGATCCGAGCCATGGTCCGTGGGATCTCAGCTTCTCCTAGACTTCGAGTGCTGGATAAGCCACTGTAGGGTGATGTCTGTGAAGGCAAGGGGACACTTAGAGCCCCTCCCTCCTGTACTTGGGGAAAGAGCCGGTGCATGCTGCTCCTGCGGGCACGGGCTGTacccctcccccagcacccgGGGGCCCACGCTGGGGCTGCCGGTACTCACCGATGTTGTCCTTTTCTTTGCAGGAGATGGAGTAGCAACAAATCTCTCGGTCCTGGATGGCGGAGAGATTCCTGCGGGAGAGGAGCGAGCTGTGGCTGCAGACACCCGGGGCTGCGCATCAGCAGCAACAGGAGATGCCTCTGAGCAGCCTTTTGAAGGGTCCCTTCGGACCCCAGATCCAAGAGAGGGGACACTTTGCAGGGGCGACACCTCCCCAGGTTCTCGGGGACCTGCATGCAGGTTGGGCGAGGACACTGGCGCACTGTGCCCATGACCGATGGCCAGGTGCGGTCTGCAGGGGCTACGTGACAGGGCAGGAGGCACCTGACCTCAAGGAGAGCCTGGCCACCAAATCACACAGCTTCCTTCCCTAAACCTTGGCTGCACGGCCCTGCAGCgagccagggcagggagggtttgggagcaGCACGGGTCTGGCAGCACAGGAGccctgtgggtgctgtgggacaggggagatCTCCGAGGGTAGCTTGGGGGGAGCAGAGATGCTGCGAGCCAGCGCAGCGTCCCAGTCCCCCAGCTGCAGTGGGGCGGGGAggtgggcagcaggcagcgTCAGCTGACAGGAGGCCACCGACCAGCATGGCAAAGGGTGGTGAAATAAGGGAGAAGTATATGGATGGTGTAACATGCTGGAGCAGGATCCGACCTGTGAGCACTGAGGGCTGCCCACTGCCAGGGCGCAGCTCCCGCACCAGGCAGCCAGAGCTGTGAGGGGGTGACGGGAGCAGCACCCACGCAGGAGCCCAGCTCCACTGCTGAGTGCTGGGCCGTGCCGAGCCCCAACGCCACCGTGTGGCACACAGGacccagccctggcactggTGGCTGCggctcccagctcctctccatccccagaaGCGCAGAAACATCACCTCTGCCGGCCGCTGCCTCGGGACGTCCCCAGCCACCGGTCTCTGCCAGCCCACCCCAGGTACCACGATGCCAccccagctggggaaggagccctggcagagcacagcgGGGTGACGGT
The sequence above is a segment of the Phalacrocorax aristotelis chromosome 21, bGulAri2.1, whole genome shotgun sequence genome. Coding sequences within it:
- the GPR37L1 gene encoding G-protein coupled receptor 37-like 1, which encodes MPLPPLLVLLLLMLLVPGAAAMQGRAGQPGEGSAHHAQGADGGRTLLTISRDSPEVQVMKERLRRGTEDDSKSVQQYVPGVRVEFPRPLNSANLHPTKALLPSSTDPSEQQQGVPTDGEGAEPRANLTTVSDKRLQIQNPLYPVTENSYSAYAVMFLSLIVFAVGIIGNLSVMCIVWHNYYMKSAWNSILASLAFWDFLILFFCLPVVIFNEITKKRLLGDVSCRIVPFMEVSSLGVTTFSLCALGIDRFHAATSPQASARPIEQCQSIIAKLAVIWVGSMMLSVPEILLWQLAQDTSPVSGVVTEYCTMKPSSNLPESVYSLVLTYQNARMWWYFGCYFCLPILFTVSCQLVTRRISGTEKKTECRGTKHSQCESHLNCTIIGLTIIYGLCTTPENVCNIVVAYMSPDMSKQTLDLLNLINQFFLFFKCSVTPVLLLCLCRPLGQAFMDCCCCCCEGCSPDTASSEGSADSKLKTEMSSSIFFDKPRESPPPLLALGTPC